In the Oncorhynchus nerka isolate Pitt River linkage group LG2, Oner_Uvic_2.0, whole genome shotgun sequence genome, one interval contains:
- the LOC115117888 gene encoding rho-related GTP-binding protein RhoE-like gives MKERISSQKVFVQSGMDPSQIVKCKIVVVGDSQCGKTALLHVFAKDIFPESYMPTVFENYTASFEIDTKRIELSLWDTSGSPYYDNVRPLSYPDSDAVLICFDVSRPDTLDSVIKKWKGEIQEFCPNTKMLLVGCKSDLRTDLSTLVELSNHRQMPVSYDQGSNMAKQISAPYIECSAQQSENSVRDIFHVATLACVNKNNKNVKRNKSTRGNKRISHMPTRPDLAAVASDLRKDKAKSCCVM, from the exons ATGAAGGAGAGAATATCTAGTCAGAAAGTATTTGTTCAATCCGGGATGGATCCTAGTCAGATTGTGAAGTGTAAAATAGTTGTGGTCGGGGACAGTCAATGTGGGAAGACTGCTCTACTACACGTTTTTGCAAAGGATATCTTCCCAGAG AGTTACATGCCCACAGTGTTCGAGAATTACACGGCCAGTTTTGAAATAGACACGAAAAGAATAGAGCTCAGCCTATGGGACACGTCAG GGTCTCCATACTACGACAACGTGAGGCCTCTCTCCTACCCCGACTCAGACGCTGTCCTTATCTGTTTTGACGTCAGCCGTCCTGACACACTCGACAGCGTAATAAAGAAG TGGAAAGGGGAGATTCAGGAGTTCTGTCCCAACACCAAGATGCTCCTGGTGGGCTGCAAATCGGACCTGCGCACCGACCTCTCCACGCTGGTGGAGCTGTCCAATCACAGACAGATGCCTGTGTCATATGATCAG GGTTCCAACATGGCCAAACAGATCTCAGCCCCCTACATCGAGTGCTCAGCCCAGCAGTCAGAGAACAGCGTCAGGGACATTTTCCACGTGGCCACCTTGGCCTGCGTCAACAAGAACAACAAGAACGTCAAACGCAACAAATCTACCAGAGGCAACAAAAGGATCTCGCACATGCCCACTAGGCCCGACCTCGCGGCGGTAGCGTCAGACCTGCGGAAGGACAAAGCAAAGAGTTGCTGTGTCATGTGA